The Mauremys mutica isolate MM-2020 ecotype Southern chromosome 1, ASM2049712v1, whole genome shotgun sequence genome has a segment encoding these proteins:
- the LOC123355327 gene encoding putative olfactory receptor 52P1 codes for MAAFNLTPSDLSTFILTGIPGLEAAHIWISIPFSTFYIISLLGNFMVLFVVGKEETLHKPMYLLLCMLALTDISTSTSVVPKALCIFWFNLRGITVSGCLTQMFFLHTVSAMHSAVLVTMAFDRYIAICNPLRYATILTNTRIAKLGLVGLIRSVLFILPTPLLLSRLPFCSNYIIPHTYCDHIAVAKISCGDITDNRMYGLVIALVVIGLDLTLIALSYALIIRAVLRISSKKAHQKALNTCTAHICVILTSYTPFLFSNLTHRFGQGIAPHIQIIMANLYFLIPPMLNPIIYGVKTKELREKVGKYTCRR; via the coding sequence ATGGCAGCTTtcaacctcaccccctctgacCTTTCAACATTCATCCTGACAGGCATCCCTGGCCTGGAAGCTGCCCAtatctggatttccatccctttctctacGTTCTACATCATCAGTCTGTTGGGAAATTTCATGGTTCTGTTTGTTGTAGGCAAAGAGGagaccctgcacaagccgatgtacctgctgCTTTGCATGCTGGCGCTTACAGACATCAGCACATCTACCTCCGTCGTGCcaaaggcactgtgtatattttggttcaatttgagGGGCATTACTGTGAGTGGTTGCCTCACTCAGATGTTCTTCCTTCACACGGTTTCTGCTATGCACTCAGCTGTCCTTGTGACAATGGCCTTTGATCGCTACattgccatatgtaaccctctgagatatGCAACCATCCTCACCAATACACGAATAGCTAAGCTAGGGCTAGTGGGTTTGATAAGATCTGTTCTCTTTATTCTACCAacacccctgctcctgagcaggcTACCATTCTGTTCCAACTACATTATCCCCCACACATACTGTGACCACATAGCTGTGGCAAAGATATCATGTGGGGACATCACAGACAACAGGATGTATGGCTTGGTGATAGCACTTGTAGTCATCGGGTTGGACCTGACGCTTATTGCCCTGTCATATGCTCTGATCATCAGGGCtgtcctcagaatctcctccaagaaagcccaccagaaagccctcaaTACCTGCACAGCTCACATCTGTGTGATACTGACATCTTACACTCCATTCCTCTTCTCCAACCTGACACACCGGTTTGGTCAGGGCATTGCTCCCCACATTCAGATCATCATGGCCAACCTCTATTTCCTCATCCcccccatgctcaaccctatcatttatggtgtcaaaaccaaagagcttcgtgAAAAAGTAGGCAAATACACTTGCAGAAGGTGA
- the LOC123362203 gene encoding olfactory receptor 52B2-like: MAALNLTPFDPSTLILAGIPGLEASHIWISIPLSMVYIIGLFGHSMILFVVGKEKTLHKPMYLLLCMLALTDIATPTFIVPKALCIFWFDLKGITVSGCLTQMFFLHTSSVMHSAILVTMAFDRYVAICNPLRYTTILTNVRIAKLGLIGLMRAVLCTLPLPLLLSRQPFCANRIIPHMYCDHIAVAKTSCGDITINRMYGLVVAIVVIGLDLTLIALSYGLIIRALLRISSKKAHQKALSTCTAHIFVMLTSYPPFLFSILTHRFGQDIAPHILIILASLYFLLPPMFNPIIYGIKTKELRDKVGIYTCRSC; this comes from the coding sequence ATGGCAGCTCTTAACCTCACCCCCTTTGACCCTTCAACACTCATCCTAGcaggcattcctggcctggaagcTTCCCacatctggatttccatccctttaTCTATGGTCTACATTATTGGCCTTTTTGGACATTCCATGATTCTGTTTGTTGTAGGCAAAGAGAAGACTctgcacaagccgatgtacctgTTGCTCTGCATGCTGGCGCTCACAGACATCGCCACGCCCACCTTCATTGTGCCgaaggcactgtgtatattttggtttgatttgaaaggcattactgtgagtggctgcctcacccagatgttcttccttcacACGTCTTCTGTGATGCACTCAGCTATCCTTGTGACAATGGCCTTTGATCGCTATGTTGCCATTtgtaaccctctgagatacaCCACCATCCTCACCAATGTACGAATAGCTAAGCTGGGGCTAATTGGTTTGATGAGAGCAGTTCTCTGCActctgcctctgcccctgctcctgagcaggcagccgttctgtgccaaccgcattatccccCATATGTACTGTGACCACATAGCCGTGGCAAAGACGTCCTGTGGGGACATCACAATCAACAGGATGTACGGCTTGGTGGTAGCAATTGTAGTCATCGGGTTAGACTTGACGCTCATTGCCCTGTCCTACGGTCTGATCATTAGGGCTCTCCTCAGAATCTCTTCCAAGAaagcccaccagaaagccctcagcacctgcacagcccacatctTTGTGATGCTGACGTCCTATcctcccttcctcttctccaTTCTGACACACCGGTTCGGTCAGGATATCGCTCCCCATATTCTCATCATCTTGGCCAGTCTCTATTTTCTCCTTCCCCCCATGttcaaccctatcatttatgggatcaaaaccaaagagcttcgtgacaaagtggggatATACACCTGCAGAAGCTGCTAG